In Pseudobdellovibrionaceae bacterium, the following proteins share a genomic window:
- the thrS gene encoding threonine--tRNA ligase — protein sequence MSVRIILPDHSEKVFDSEPTILQVAESISPRLAKATVGGLLNGEKEIIDLRMTLKDGTRLEIVTDNSERGREVLRHSAAHVMAQAVQSLWPEVKVTIGPVIDNGFYYDFDSPHAFTPDDLPKIEKKMEEFIKKDFPITKEVVTKEDALARFKDHGEKYKIELIEDLPEGTEISIYHQDNWYDLCRGPHVQRSGQIKAIKLMSIAGAYWRGDEKRERLQRIYATAFEDKKALKEHLELLEEAKKRDHRKLGKELNLFTFNDLAPGSPFFTPKGTIIYNQLQNYMREKYVKYGYQEVITPQIYDVDLYHCSGHYNNYKDNMYFTEIDKREFSVKPMNCPGHCLLYASDKKSYRDLPYRIADFGRLHRYERSGVMHGLTRVRTFCQDDAHIFCDIKDLAAEIKSFMSFLDEVYNELGMSEYRIYLSTRPEQRMGSDEVWDRAEGALEAALKAMDLPYVINEGDGAFYGPKLDIMFVDALKRPWQLGTIQCDFNMPEAFNLTFVGAQNSEERPVMLHRAILGSLERFIGVYLEHTAGRLPLWMTPTQIRILNVSEAQTEYCKNIEQALFKSGVRVHFDDRNEKLGFKIREAQLEKVPYMLIIGDQEVESSTISVRNREGKMSSGISLIKWIAMLTSDIENKVFQSTILENLEENN from the coding sequence ATGTCAGTTCGTATAATATTACCTGATCATTCAGAAAAAGTTTTTGATAGTGAACCTACGATTTTGCAGGTGGCAGAAAGCATTAGTCCTCGTCTGGCTAAGGCGACTGTCGGTGGTCTGCTCAATGGCGAAAAAGAGATCATAGATCTTCGTATGACCTTAAAGGACGGAACCCGTCTTGAGATTGTAACGGATAACAGCGAGCGAGGCCGAGAGGTATTGCGCCACTCAGCGGCTCACGTGATGGCACAAGCAGTGCAAAGTCTTTGGCCTGAAGTGAAGGTCACCATTGGTCCTGTGATTGACAATGGCTTTTACTATGATTTTGATTCCCCTCATGCGTTTACACCTGATGACCTTCCAAAAATCGAAAAGAAGATGGAAGAGTTTATTAAAAAGGATTTTCCTATCACTAAAGAAGTGGTGACCAAGGAAGACGCCCTGGCTCGATTTAAAGATCATGGGGAAAAGTATAAGATTGAACTGATCGAAGACTTGCCCGAAGGCACAGAGATCAGCATTTATCATCAGGACAATTGGTACGATCTATGTCGTGGTCCTCATGTTCAACGAAGTGGGCAGATCAAAGCCATTAAGCTGATGTCCATTGCTGGAGCTTACTGGCGTGGGGATGAAAAGCGTGAACGTCTACAAAGAATTTATGCAACGGCCTTTGAGGACAAGAAAGCCCTAAAAGAACATTTGGAGCTATTAGAAGAAGCTAAAAAAAGAGATCACAGAAAACTAGGCAAAGAATTAAATTTATTTACTTTTAATGATTTGGCGCCTGGGTCTCCGTTTTTTACTCCCAAAGGGACGATCATTTATAATCAATTGCAAAACTATATGCGTGAAAAGTATGTGAAGTATGGTTATCAGGAAGTGATCACGCCTCAAATTTATGATGTGGACCTTTACCACTGTAGTGGTCACTACAATAACTATAAAGACAACATGTACTTTACTGAAATCGACAAACGTGAATTTTCAGTAAAACCTATGAATTGTCCTGGGCATTGTTTGCTTTACGCTTCTGATAAAAAATCCTATCGTGATCTTCCTTATCGAATTGCCGATTTTGGGCGACTGCATCGTTATGAAAGAAGTGGGGTGATGCACGGACTGACTCGTGTGCGTACCTTCTGCCAAGATGACGCTCATATCTTTTGTGATATCAAAGACCTTGCGGCAGAAATTAAATCTTTTATGAGCTTTTTAGATGAAGTGTATAACGAGCTGGGAATGAGTGAATATCGAATTTACTTATCCACTCGTCCTGAACAGAGAATGGGATCAGATGAAGTGTGGGACAGAGCCGAAGGGGCTTTAGAAGCCGCTCTTAAAGCCATGGACTTACCCTATGTGATCAACGAAGGCGACGGCGCGTTCTATGGTCCTAAACTAGATATTATGTTTGTGGACGCCTTAAAGCGGCCTTGGCAGTTGGGGACCATTCAATGCGACTTCAATATGCCCGAGGCTTTTAATTTGACGTTTGTGGGAGCACAAAACTCTGAAGAGCGTCCTGTGATGCTTCATAGAGCCATCTTGGGTTCCTTAGAGCGATTCATTGGTGTGTATCTGGAGCACACAGCAGGACGTCTGCCTTTGTGGATGACCCCTACGCAGATTCGTATTTTGAATGTGTCTGAAGCGCAGACAGAATACTGCAAGAACATCGAACAAGCTTTATTTAAGTCAGGTGTTCGTGTGCATTTTGATGATAGAAATGAAAAATTAGGTTTTAAAATTCGTGAAGCGCAACTGGAAAAAGTTCCTTATATGCTCATCATTGGAGATCAGGAAGTAGAAAGCTCAACCATTTCAGTGCGTAATCGCGAAGGTAAAATGAGTTCTGGTATCTCTTTGATCAAATGGATTGCTATGCTCACCAGTGATATCGAAAACAAAGTGTTTCAAAGTACCATTTTAGAAAACCTAGAAGAGAATAACTAA
- a CDS encoding alpha/beta hydrolase, whose amino-acid sequence MKFVLSLILMMGMGLSQAWALNVDEEGILELAKDHTVYYRYTKPVADKPTVVLLNGLIYSISHWDQYYQEMTQKGYGVLQVAYSTQPESLRGLEGEAPYFSRFIMTLQGPSMQGLETKDLASDILKTADFLGIKKFHLLTLSYGSIVGSHIANHHADRVLSVILVAPAVISSNRYIPYGASRHAHYLLQHKVNVNPFYDPDYFYDAEIYQSMRLIMQPQIATLDLEGVGFENFFNGVYQMARSAKYFDLKDQADKAWPKTTLVMASIEDAPLQKDQLQFWKLKQQAAKNSQLIFVDGAPHAIPGAYPKVMSMITDAILESQVTKPESTFSIDSAQWWEGCVNSKGQACEQFVGSSSGSSSASSSK is encoded by the coding sequence ATGAAATTTGTTTTAAGTTTGATTTTGATGATGGGTATGGGACTCTCTCAAGCATGGGCTTTAAATGTGGATGAGGAAGGGATTTTGGAATTGGCCAAAGACCATACTGTGTATTACCGTTACACTAAACCCGTGGCCGATAAACCCACAGTCGTGCTTCTTAATGGTTTGATCTACTCCATTTCACATTGGGATCAGTATTATCAGGAGATGACACAAAAAGGTTATGGTGTTTTGCAGGTGGCTTACAGCACCCAGCCTGAATCTCTGCGTGGTTTGGAAGGGGAGGCCCCTTACTTCAGCCGTTTTATTATGACTTTGCAAGGGCCTTCGATGCAGGGTTTGGAAACTAAAGACCTAGCCAGTGATATTTTAAAAACAGCTGATTTTTTAGGGATTAAAAAGTTTCATCTTTTAACTTTATCCTATGGGTCAATTGTGGGCAGCCACATTGCCAACCACCACGCCGACCGAGTGCTGTCTGTGATTTTGGTGGCACCAGCTGTGATCTCTTCTAATCGTTATATCCCTTACGGGGCTTCTAGACATGCTCATTATCTTTTACAGCACAAAGTGAATGTGAATCCTTTTTACGATCCTGACTATTTTTATGATGCTGAAATTTATCAGTCTATGCGTTTGATCATGCAACCTCAGATTGCCACTTTAGATTTAGAAGGTGTGGGGTTTGAGAACTTCTTTAATGGAGTTTATCAGATGGCGCGATCTGCAAAGTACTTTGACTTAAAAGATCAAGCCGATAAGGCGTGGCCTAAGACCACTTTGGTGATGGCCTCTATTGAGGATGCGCCCTTACAAAAAGATCAATTGCAATTTTGGAAATTAAAACAACAAGCGGCAAAGAACAGCCAACTTATTTTTGTAGATGGGGCGCCTCATGCCATTCCTGGAGCTTACCCTAAAGTGATGTCTATGATCACTGATGCCATACTGGAGTCGCAAGTGACTAAGCCAGAAAGCACTTTCAGTATTGACTCTGCTCAGTGGTGGGAAGGGTGTGTGAACTCTAAAGGTCAAGCTTGTGAACAGTTTGTGGGGAGTTCGTCTGGCAGTAGTTCTGCAAGCAGTTCCAAATAA
- the menE gene encoding o-succinylbenzoate--CoA ligase, with protein sequence MSHEAIEVDGLKRWKTYAPDKPALIHYAEGKTYTYSQMYSVACELATYLQSKGIWHGDRVAVLAHNRIETIMMFFALQRLGAILVPLNFRLSPPELDYILQDCAPQCLFYDEALMPTVESLKYEGERENYSTCVSSLILQSCEVQKDAGFACGFEDPCLILYTSGTTGFPKGAVLTPKMMFWNSINTSLSLNIESNDRTVNFAPLFHTGGWNVLMTPFFHRGATVIFFEKFEATKILEICAQEKVTLLFGVPTMLAMMAEAEIFQATDLSSLRYVIVGGEPMPLGLIQTWNEKGVPVRQGYGLTEFGPNCFSLSEKDAQSRMGSIGRPNFYVQTQVVDDRGQEVACGEVGELWLKGPSCMKGYWNNEKATQETMDSGWLKTGDLVRKDEDDYFYVVGRKKDMFISGGENVYPVEVEKVLQSHPHIAEAAVIGTADEKWGEVGKAFIVCKESALDEQSLKDFCRAELAGYKVPKHFVFLSELPKGDSGKIQKRILKEMSL encoded by the coding sequence ATGAGTCATGAGGCTATAGAAGTAGATGGGCTTAAGCGGTGGAAGACCTATGCCCCTGATAAACCTGCGCTGATTCATTATGCTGAGGGGAAGACTTACACCTACTCGCAGATGTATTCCGTGGCTTGTGAGCTTGCAACGTATTTGCAGTCAAAGGGCATATGGCATGGAGATCGTGTCGCAGTCCTCGCGCACAATCGTATAGAAACCATCATGATGTTTTTTGCTTTGCAAAGGTTAGGGGCCATCTTAGTGCCTTTAAACTTTCGTTTATCACCTCCAGAGTTAGATTATATTTTACAAGACTGTGCCCCTCAGTGTTTATTTTATGATGAGGCTTTAATGCCTACGGTTGAAAGCCTGAAGTATGAAGGGGAGAGGGAAAATTATAGCACTTGTGTTTCTTCTTTGATTCTTCAAAGTTGTGAGGTGCAAAAAGATGCTGGTTTTGCCTGTGGTTTTGAAGATCCCTGTTTAATTTTATACACTTCAGGCACAACAGGTTTTCCGAAAGGTGCAGTTTTAACGCCGAAGATGATGTTTTGGAATTCTATTAACACCTCTTTAAGTTTAAACATTGAATCCAATGACAGAACAGTGAACTTTGCCCCACTTTTTCATACAGGGGGATGGAATGTTTTAATGACTCCATTTTTCCATAGAGGAGCTACGGTCATCTTCTTTGAAAAGTTTGAAGCCACAAAGATTTTAGAAATTTGCGCCCAAGAAAAAGTCACTTTGCTTTTTGGTGTGCCCACGATGCTGGCAATGATGGCAGAGGCAGAAATCTTCCAAGCTACAGATTTAAGTTCCTTACGATACGTCATCGTGGGGGGCGAGCCTATGCCCTTAGGCTTGATCCAAACTTGGAATGAAAAGGGTGTTCCCGTACGTCAAGGATATGGTCTGACAGAGTTTGGACCTAATTGTTTTTCTTTAAGTGAAAAAGACGCGCAGTCTAGAATGGGCTCTATTGGACGTCCTAATTTTTATGTGCAAACCCAAGTGGTGGATGATCGGGGACAAGAGGTCGCCTGTGGAGAAGTGGGTGAGCTGTGGTTAAAGGGCCCAAGTTGTATGAAAGGGTACTGGAATAATGAAAAGGCCACCCAAGAGACAATGGACTCAGGCTGGTTAAAAACAGGAGATCTGGTTCGTAAAGACGAAGACGATTATTTTTATGTTGTAGGACGAAAAAAAGACATGTTCATCAGTGGTGGAGAAAACGTTTACCCCGTTGAAGTGGAAAAAGTCTTACAAAGTCATCCGCACATTGCCGAGGCCGCTGTGATAGGCACTGCGGACGAAAAATGGGGTGAGGTCGGTAAAGCCTTTATTGTGTGTAAAGAGTCCGCCTTGGATGAACAGAGCTTAAAAGATTTTTGTCGTGCAGAGCTTGCGGGTTACAAGGTGCCTAAGCACTTTGTGTTTTTGTCTGAACTTCCTAAAGGAGATTCAGGTAAAATTCAAAAACGTATTTTAAAAGAGATGAGTTTATAA
- a CDS encoding ketoacyl-ACP synthase III, with product MAEGLRRATIVGTGLSTGARLIENSYFDEKYQKDISTFLREKRNIHQRYFMDETQSTSDLVVSAAEKALKRAGLTAQDINLIIVATDTPDYLSPSTAAVVQHKLGAKNAGVFDLNTACAGFVTALDVAQKYIATEVSYKNILVVGAYGMSRYLNWDDYKIASMFADGAGAVIVSAAEDTQGIMATELYADGQYYDYMGVYAGGTAMPISHDAIEKKEHLLNFAKKIPTETNAIQWPRLSRNLLDRIQKTSQDIDHFFLTQLNIDTINAALDELGVARSKSHNVMDKFGYTGSACIPMALADAVEQKKLKKGDLVFMLGSGGGMSMAALAMEWGFDS from the coding sequence ATGGCCGAAGGATTACGAAGAGCCACTATAGTGGGAACGGGGCTATCTACGGGAGCACGTCTGATTGAGAACAGTTATTTTGATGAAAAGTATCAAAAAGACATTTCCACTTTTTTACGAGAAAAAAGAAACATCCACCAGCGTTACTTTATGGATGAGACACAGTCGACTTCGGATCTGGTTGTCTCTGCGGCTGAAAAAGCTTTAAAGCGTGCAGGTCTTACGGCTCAAGACATAAATCTTATTATCGTTGCCACAGACACTCCTGATTATCTTTCGCCCAGCACAGCGGCTGTGGTTCAACATAAGTTAGGAGCAAAAAATGCGGGCGTATTTGATTTAAACACGGCGTGTGCAGGTTTTGTCACGGCTTTAGATGTAGCGCAAAAGTATATTGCTACAGAAGTTTCTTATAAAAATATATTGGTTGTAGGTGCTTATGGTATGAGCCGCTACTTAAACTGGGACGATTACAAAATTGCTTCGATGTTTGCTGATGGAGCAGGAGCGGTGATTGTCAGTGCGGCGGAAGACACTCAGGGCATTATGGCCACAGAGCTTTATGCTGACGGGCAGTACTATGACTATATGGGAGTGTATGCGGGAGGAACAGCAATGCCTATCTCTCACGATGCCATTGAAAAAAAAGAACACCTTCTTAATTTTGCCAAAAAAATTCCAACAGAAACTAACGCTATTCAGTGGCCAAGGCTGAGTAGAAATCTTTTGGATAGAATTCAAAAGACATCACAAGACATTGATCATTTTTTCTTAACCCAACTCAATATTGATACCATCAACGCCGCTCTAGATGAGCTAGGGGTAGCCAGAAGTAAGTCCCACAATGTGATGGATAAGTTTGGGTATACAGGAAGCGCGTGCATTCCCATGGCTCTTGCTGATGCTGTGGAACAAAAGAAACTTAAAAAAGGGGACTTGGTGTTTATGTTAGGCTCAGGGGGTGGCATGTCTATGGCTGCACTGGCTATGGAATGGGGTTTTGATTCATGA
- the fabG gene encoding 3-oxoacyl-ACP reductase FabG: MSIKYNFQNKKALVTGGAQGIGFEITKSFLTSGANVVVWDYNPQTLEVIKKELSEYADRLEVAPVDVTDYQSCLNAISQTTSLDILVNNAGITRDKSFAKMTVEDFTQVINTNLTGLFNVTKSILEQNKFNETSSHKRIINMASVVALYGNFGQTNYAAAKAGVIGLTKTWAKELGRKGFTSNAIAPGFISTKMTEAMPAEVLTALVEKVPVKRMGLVQDIANACLFLSSEEASYINGTVLSVDGGLTL, translated from the coding sequence GTGTCTATAAAATATAATTTTCAGAATAAAAAAGCGCTTGTTACTGGCGGAGCGCAAGGTATTGGTTTTGAGATCACAAAAAGCTTTTTGACATCAGGTGCTAACGTGGTGGTGTGGGATTATAATCCCCAAACCTTAGAAGTTATTAAAAAAGAACTGTCAGAGTACGCAGATCGTCTAGAGGTGGCCCCAGTGGATGTGACAGACTATCAAAGCTGTTTAAATGCGATTTCACAAACTACAAGTCTTGATATTTTAGTAAATAACGCAGGTATCACACGAGATAAAAGTTTTGCTAAGATGACAGTTGAAGATTTCACACAGGTCATCAATACTAACCTCACAGGACTTTTTAATGTGACCAAAAGCATTTTAGAACAAAATAAGTTCAATGAAACGTCTTCACATAAAAGAATCATCAATATGGCCAGTGTCGTTGCTCTTTACGGTAACTTTGGTCAAACCAACTATGCCGCAGCCAAAGCAGGCGTGATCGGTCTTACAAAAACATGGGCGAAAGAACTGGGACGCAAAGGGTTCACTTCGAATGCCATTGCCCCAGGATTTATCAGCACTAAAATGACAGAGGCCATGCCCGCAGAGGTTTTAACTGCGCTTGTGGAGAAAGTGCCTGTGAAGCGTATGGGTTTAGTGCAAGACATTGCCAACGCCTGTTTATTTTTATCTTCTGAAGAGGCCTCGTACATCAATGGCACAGTCCTCAGCGTAGACGGCGGACTGACTCTTTAA
- a CDS encoding alpha/beta hydrolase yields MAYLVVNGFKVYYEVYDGLVDKDTLLIHGNLACSIWWHPVIDVLKAQALPKKGRLVCMDWRGCGQSKGLTQKSEIKFETFAEDVLSLIKYLELKDVQVVGHSTGGLIAMLAILKDATPFASLVLLDSIGPKGIVSPVPQDVLLAHFHALSQDENLSNTTIAATIEGVDTSTDYFKALAKATFNVDEPVWVGVPEELCNNVDITHRMSEITLPTLILHGEKDMVLPLEGSIEMHELLPQSELVVLKDNGHSLSVEDPKKYVELLQDFNSKLEH; encoded by the coding sequence ATGGCATATTTAGTTGTGAATGGATTTAAAGTTTATTATGAGGTCTATGATGGACTGGTGGATAAAGACACTCTACTGATTCATGGCAATTTAGCCTGTAGCATCTGGTGGCATCCCGTTATTGACGTACTCAAAGCTCAAGCGCTTCCTAAAAAGGGACGTTTGGTCTGTATGGATTGGAGAGGCTGCGGTCAATCCAAAGGGTTGACACAAAAATCAGAAATTAAGTTTGAAACCTTTGCGGAGGACGTTTTAAGTTTAATCAAGTACCTTGAATTAAAAGACGTGCAAGTGGTGGGACATTCCACGGGAGGCTTGATTGCCATGCTTGCCATTTTAAAAGATGCTACACCATTTGCGTCCTTAGTGCTTTTAGATAGCATTGGTCCTAAAGGTATCGTGTCTCCTGTACCCCAAGATGTGTTACTGGCACACTTTCATGCTCTGTCACAAGATGAAAATCTATCTAACACCACCATTGCCGCCACTATCGAAGGTGTAGATACATCCACAGACTATTTTAAAGCCTTGGCCAAAGCCACTTTTAATGTCGATGAACCTGTCTGGGTGGGTGTGCCTGAAGAGCTTTGCAACAATGTGGACATCACTCACCGCATGTCAGAGATCACTCTACCCACTCTCATTTTACATGGAGAAAAAGACATGGTTCTTCCTCTAGAAGGATCTATAGAGATGCACGAACTTCTGCCTCAGTCTGAGCTTGTAGTGCTAAAAGACAATGGACATTCTTTAAGCGTGGAAGATCCAAAAAAATATGTTGAACTTCTACAAGATTTTAATTCTAAACTAGAACATTGA
- a CDS encoding molybdopterin oxidoreductase, which translates to MHKTVEIKAPQKFETPTKLKLTFIALAALGALAFVFLLFKDPTRAWQSYLLGTVYFVSVALIGLFFIAIHFLTQSGWSVNVRRLFEATAAYIPVAAVLTLILMLFGVGYLFSWLNPEVVAKDSLLLHKQGYLNPTFFWIRFIVFFGGWILFNHFIVNGTRKQDQTGDKSLVKAIVPKSVGYIMFFALSFSFFAVDFLMSLEPHWFSTIFGIYLFGGASQTFFAMMIIATIFLIKRGYYNGMVNENHIHDMAKYMLGFTVFWAYIAFSQFMLIWYANLPEETIFFVHRMEGPWAVMSVALIILKFVIPFLALLPRWAKRDMNYIRIICGLIIITQFLDLHWLIYPNFDDHAVQLNGFDVAVFLGFLGIFGLTFTNYLSKNSLIPMNDPYIEESAAHEVVYH; encoded by the coding sequence ATGCATAAGACCGTTGAAATTAAAGCTCCTCAAAAATTTGAAACTCCCACAAAACTAAAGCTGACCTTCATAGCACTAGCGGCTTTAGGTGCTTTAGCCTTTGTGTTTTTATTATTTAAAGATCCGACTCGTGCTTGGCAGTCTTATCTTTTGGGTACAGTGTATTTTGTTTCTGTGGCTCTTATAGGCCTTTTCTTTATTGCCATTCACTTTTTAACCCAATCAGGCTGGAGTGTGAACGTTAGACGTCTATTTGAAGCCACAGCGGCCTATATCCCAGTGGCTGCGGTATTGACCTTGATCCTTATGCTTTTTGGTGTGGGTTATCTTTTCAGTTGGTTAAACCCTGAGGTTGTGGCTAAAGATTCACTCTTGTTGCACAAACAAGGTTATCTGAACCCTACATTTTTTTGGATCAGATTTATTGTGTTCTTTGGCGGTTGGATTTTATTTAACCACTTCATCGTTAATGGCACTCGTAAACAAGACCAAACTGGGGACAAGTCTTTAGTCAAAGCTATTGTTCCTAAGAGCGTGGGTTACATTATGTTTTTTGCCTTAAGCTTCTCCTTTTTTGCGGTAGATTTTTTGATGAGTTTAGAGCCTCACTGGTTTAGTACTATCTTTGGGATTTACCTTTTTGGTGGAGCATCTCAAACCTTTTTTGCCATGATGATCATCGCTACGATCTTTCTGATCAAACGTGGGTACTATAACGGAATGGTGAACGAGAACCATATCCATGACATGGCCAAGTACATGCTAGGCTTTACCGTGTTCTGGGCCTACATTGCGTTCTCGCAGTTTATGTTGATCTGGTATGCCAACTTGCCTGAAGAGACCATCTTCTTTGTTCACCGCATGGAAGGTCCTTGGGCTGTGATGTCTGTGGCTTTGATTATCTTGAAATTTGTGATCCCTTTTCTTGCACTCCTACCAAGATGGGCGAAGCGTGATATGAACTACATCCGAATCATTTGTGGTTTGATCATCATCACACAATTTTTAGACCTTCATTGGTTGATCTATCCTAACTTTGATGACCACGCTGTTCAGCTGAATGGTTTTGATGTGGCTGTGTTTTTAGGGTTCTTGGGAATTTTTGGACTGACATTTACAAACTATCTGTCTAAAAACTCACTGATTCCTATGAATGACCCTTACATCGAAGAGTCTGCGGCTCACGAAGTGGTCTATCACTAG
- a CDS encoding cytochrome c, with product MKKSCILVLAFLVFAGCDKTKPNREYLPGTAMLEGPDIKAQEGDKDSKITSKLPPEHAIPRLRYVPEMGTEEAGKLKNPLRSVSAEELAKYNSIGAEKFRIYCAVCHGDKADGNSKMMEVARKSFVIPPPNLLQDRIKDYTDGRLYYVVTYGWGLMGNYSNQIYDEKERWAVVDHLRRLQNKKESGE from the coding sequence ATGAAGAAGTCATGCATTTTAGTTTTAGCTTTTTTGGTATTTGCAGGTTGTGACAAGACTAAACCTAACAGAGAGTATCTGCCAGGGACTGCGATGTTAGAAGGCCCAGATATTAAAGCCCAAGAAGGTGATAAAGACAGTAAGATCACCAGCAAACTTCCTCCAGAACATGCGATTCCGCGTTTACGTTATGTTCCAGAGATGGGCACTGAAGAAGCAGGAAAGCTTAAGAATCCACTTCGAAGTGTGTCCGCAGAAGAGTTAGCAAAGTATAACTCCATAGGTGCTGAGAAATTTAGAATTTACTGCGCTGTTTGCCACGGTGATAAAGCCGATGGCAACAGCAAGATGATGGAAGTGGCAAGAAAGAGCTTTGTGATTCCTCCACCTAACTTACTTCAAGATCGCATTAAAGATTACACCGATGGACGACTCTATTATGTGGTCACGTATGGTTGGGGACTTATGGGCAACTACAGTAACCAAATCTATGACGAGAAAGAACGTTGGGCTGTGGTGGATCATCTTAGACGCCTACAAAATAAGAAAGAGTCAGGAGAATAG
- a CDS encoding DUF3341 domain-containing protein: MASQKGIMGIWLAEEDILHAAETVKNKGYLKFDAITPYPVHGMEDASGLSRSWIPWVTFFAGVTGCLFGLWFTWWTSAVSWPVNIGGKPMWSLPAFIPVIFELTILFAALASVGAMIIACGLPKVNPPVVDPDLTSHKFGLIIYDQDQKYNSSEIQNLFKELGADAVHDVVEY, encoded by the coding sequence ATGGCTAGTCAAAAGGGGATCATGGGCATTTGGTTGGCTGAAGAGGACATTCTTCATGCAGCTGAAACAGTTAAAAACAAGGGGTATTTAAAATTCGACGCGATCACACCATATCCAGTACACGGCATGGAAGACGCCAGCGGCCTGAGCAGGTCATGGATCCCATGGGTTACTTTCTTTGCAGGTGTGACTGGCTGTCTATTTGGTCTTTGGTTTACTTGGTGGACCTCTGCTGTCAGCTGGCCCGTTAATATTGGGGGTAAGCCCATGTGGTCTTTACCCGCGTTCATTCCAGTTATTTTTGAATTGACCATCTTATTTGCGGCTTTGGCCAGTGTGGGAGCTATGATTATCGCTTGTGGTTTACCTAAAGTGAACCCACCTGTTGTTGATCCTGATTTAACATCACATAAGTTTGGTTTGATCATTTATGATCAAGATCAAAAGTACAATTCTTCAGAAATTCAGAATTTATTTAAAGAGCTGGGTGCAGATGCAGTTCACGACGTGGTGGAGTATTAG
- the nrfD gene encoding polysulfide reductase NrfD, translated as MESFRKPLVQGNKSLKDVTDDIASLVETPPGGRWLAMIAASSSVFAFYIVVIAAIVGIGMGLMGVNSPIGWGMDIVTFVFWVGIGHAGTLISAVLYLFRQKWRTSIARTAEAMTVFAVMTAGIFPIIHTGRPWFAFWLFPYPNQRGPLWVNFRSPLLWDVFAISTYATVSIVFWYVGMVPDLATLRDRAKTKIRKTLYGIFSLGWRGRARDWGHFEIVYLILAALSTPLVLSVHSIVSFDFAVAQLPGWHTTIFPPYFVAGAIFSGFAMVVTLMTLVRIAVPKFKDYITLDHMELMNKVIMTTGMLVGYAYGSEFFIAWYSGSVYEVYAFTNRAFGPYWWSYWTMITCNVLIPQIFWFKKARRHIPTMFIVSIFVNIGMWFERYVITVTSLHRDFLPSSWGMYDMTFYDFGVLIGSFGMFFTLFLLYIRAIPAVAIAEIKPVLGFGKSSKGGHHG; from the coding sequence ATGGAATCTTTTAGAAAGCCTTTAGTTCAAGGAAATAAGTCATTAAAAGACGTGACGGATGACATAGCATCCTTAGTTGAAACCCCTCCTGGTGGTCGATGGTTAGCCATGATTGCCGCCTCTAGTTCTGTGTTTGCATTCTATATTGTGGTGATCGCAGCGATCGTAGGCATTGGGATGGGACTGATGGGGGTCAATAGCCCTATTGGTTGGGGGATGGACATCGTCACCTTCGTATTTTGGGTAGGTATTGGTCATGCGGGAACCTTGATCTCTGCGGTGTTATATCTTTTCCGCCAAAAGTGGAGAACCTCCATCGCTAGAACAGCGGAAGCTATGACGGTCTTTGCGGTGATGACAGCAGGAATTTTTCCTATCATTCACACAGGCCGACCATGGTTTGCCTTTTGGCTTTTTCCCTATCCGAACCAAAGAGGTCCTTTGTGGGTGAACTTTAGATCTCCACTTTTATGGGACGTTTTTGCGATCTCTACTTATGCTACAGTTTCTATTGTGTTTTGGTATGTGGGGATGGTGCCTGACTTAGCCACACTTCGAGATCGTGCTAAAACCAAAATTCGTAAGACTCTTTACGGAATATTTTCTTTAGGTTGGAGAGGCCGTGCGAGAGACTGGGGACACTTTGAAATTGTGTATCTGATCCTTGCAGCCCTTTCTACACCCTTGGTTCTTTCGGTTCACAGTATCGTATCTTTTGACTTTGCAGTGGCTCAGCTTCCAGGGTGGCACACTACCATTTTCCCTCCTTACTTTGTGGCAGGGGCGATCTTTTCTGGATTTGCGATGGTGGTGACCTTAATGACTTTGGTTCGCATTGCCGTGCCTAAGTTTAAAGACTACATCACGTTGGATCACATGGAGCTGATGAACAAGGTGATCATGACCACAGGAATGCTTGTGGGTTATGCCTATGGGTCTGAATTTTTTATCGCTTGGTACTCAGGCTCTGTGTACGAAGTGTATGCCTTCACCAATAGAGCCTTTGGGCCTTACTGGTGGTCCTATTGGACGATGATCACTTGTAACGTATTGATTCCTCAAATCTTCTGGTTCAAAAAAGCCCGCCGTCATATCCCAACCATGTTTATCGTTTCGATTTTTGTAAATATTGGGATGTGGTTTGAAAGATATGTGATCACAGTGACTTCACTGCACAGGGACTTCTTACCTTCGAGCTGGGGTATGTACGACATGACCTTCTATGATTTTGGGGTCTTGATTGGAAGTTTTGGTATGTTCTTTACATTATTTTTACTTTACATCCGTGCCATTCCTGCGGTAGCCATAGCAGAGATCAAACCTGTGCTGGGCTTTGGAAAGAGCAGCAAGGGAGGTCACCATGGCTAG